In Scophthalmus maximus strain ysfricsl-2021 chromosome 5, ASM2237912v1, whole genome shotgun sequence, the sequence CAGCGCAAATGTCTTGGAGCACACCGAGCAGGGGTATGGTTTTTCCCCGGTGTGGAATCGCTCGTGCCGCCGCAGAATCTTCCTGTGTTTGAACGTTTTCCCGCAGTTGCTGCAGGCATAGCCGTCCCGGGAGTGCCCGACGACACTCTGGAGACGCCAAACGCCGTCATCACACGAGGTGAAGCAGCAGAGGCGGTGGCCTGTGTGGAGGCCTTGGTGGCGACGGAGGTCTTTGGGCAGGCGCCAACCGGTTCTGCTGTTGGCGACGTGGTCCTGTAGCTCCGTCGCCGGATCAGGCAACGTGAGCATGTTCACCAGCTGCACAGCGCAAGGACGCAGCAGCTTTCGATCCGGAGAGGTCAACTTCAGTTTCAAGTGTAGATTGTCCTGCGTCTCCTTTGGTACGTGGATCCGTTCCCACACCCCGACCGGAACGGGAGTCACGGCTCCATCAGACAGGGACGGACTGTAGGCGGTTCCCCTGGCCGTGCTGACGCACGACTGCTGAGGCTCGGCCCGAACGGGCTCCTTCAAGCTGTCTGGTTTGGGAGGTGGTGACTCCACCTTGAGGATCAATGGGCAAACGAACTTCACCTTCTCCTCAGAAGTGACGTCGCTCGTGTCCGGCAGGATGATGAGAGGCTTTTGTCTGTCTGAGGAGCTCAGCAGTGATGTCTCCGCACACACTGAAAAAGAGCAGTTGCATTTTTTGGATTATATTCTACAGTCACACCAGTCTTTCTTCTTCAAGCCTCAACATCGCTGTAATTTGTACAGAAAGCTTGTTGTATAGATGATGTGATATAATCTTCACGTCTCCTCTCTACAGCATCATATCAGACATCAAATCACAAGATGGTGCCAAGTTTAATACCTAATTTTACTTCAAGTCGCCCAATTTTTTTAACACCAATCTTGAAATCTAAAATATCTgtttcataagtgcttctccTCATCAGGGAGGAATAAAGGCTATCCCAGCATGCCCTAGTACAGTTGCCAGTTGGTGATAGGGGCATGTAATATTCATGTTTGGCTCACtgcatatttgaaaatatttctgttctCTCTGACCATTGATGGTATGATAGACATTACAATCAGCTCTTGATATGAAAGATTTAACAGATATACAAACATTGGACTTATTAGAAAATATTTAGTTCGTGGCGTAAtataaatttgatttaataactgGCTTATATTGATCAAATCAATCTAAATGTAGCTCTAATATATTGCCTGTGTGTTTGGTACAACTCATTTAATCTGTAAGCAAAAACTCAAAACCTCCATCCTCCAAATCAGATGCCCAGAGTGGTCGGTTTGCATAATTTGTCTACATGCATCTAGACCGTCAGTGTGTTTCAGCcttggaatttttttctttcttaccctGCAAAACAACTTCTGTTTGGGCGTCACTATCAGCTGGAGACTCTTCTTCAAGGACGCCCAACCCCACCATATCCACCATCTCTGCCAAAACCTGATTCGAGAAGAAACACACCGAATTTGAACGAATGCATCACAAAACATGTCATTAGTGACACAAAGCACTTGCAACAAGAACGGGCCGGACTACGACGACATGCAAGTGCTCAAGTCGTGGGGGTGTGACGATCCCGAAAAACCGAGGCGGAAACCGCGATGCAAACAATCCACAACCTCCTATCGAGATACGGGATGGAGAAAGTTGTGTGACACCTTGACCTGCCGACGACCCCGTCACACCCCTGACAGGTCACAGAGATGCTCACAGTCTCGCtcgtcctgctgctctgcattcGCCCCCACTGATTTACGCAGTAAATTCACACTGACCTCTTCCTTCGGGGGCGACCACTCGGGGTCACCGTGGCCATTATCTTCAGCCAGGAGCATTTCTGACGGAATGGgacgcccctcctcctcctcctcctctttacaCTCTTCCAGACCgtaggagaggaaggggggacctgtggagaagagggggggaggggttaagacagaggcacacacacattccttcaCAATGGCTTCTCAAttaaggcccccccccccccccttaagtGCATCAGTACAAGGTTTAATGTTTGCTGATTGCACAGTGCACGTTTCCAAGAAGCTCAAACTTTCGACACTCTGCCCCTCAGGTCTCCGCAGCAGTAACCGTGGACGTAAACAGGAAATCGCAGCATCGCCAAGCTTCGCAAAACACATACCAGGAAGCTCCGGCAGCGGGTGAATCGCCTCGTCCACTTGCACGCCGATGCTGCGCTTGGTGGTCGCGGTCAGTAGACCACCCAGTGTCGCGGATATCTCCTTTTCCCTGTTGTCCGCGGCCGACGCTCGGTATCTGCTCTCGAACAGTCGGGTCAACTCCACCGTGGCCGCTCGGACCAGCGCCCCCAGCACCGACTCCACCTGCGCCTGGAGGTTCACGACGTCcgcagacattttccttttgttgttgttgttgtcgtatCCGCGCAGCGCAGCCCCAGTTTGCGTCAAACGTGTCACAATGTAACGTCAAGTCCAAAATGTTTAGCAGGGAGCTTTATTTaccagcagcagccacatgGCTTGCAAGACGAAGGGGCGTGTTCTTCTTCCTGGCGCATGCGCGCCGAATGCCGAAGAGGGGTGGCAGTTGCGTCATAAGACGGGAAGGGGCGGGGCAAAAAGATCAGAGCAGCCGACACGGTTGCGATTTTTGCATAATGGAAGTATTTGGAACGTGTtgatgtaaaagaaatgaatgataTAAAAAATCCGGCATAATGTTGCAGTTTTATCCATTTCAGAAGGCACTTCAGTGGGCAGTTCAATAAGTTGCCATGTGTATACACGATAAATTTACAAACTATGTGTAAATACTAGCAGTCGGAGTGCAACattaatatcacatttttccTGGCACAATGTGTCGATGTCTTTTAAAAGTTGTTACAGGATGCCATGTTATGGGGAATAAAGACTAAcctttgcattaaaaaaaggcctCTTGGTTTCTATCTATGTTTTCACAGACACGTCGCCTctaatttgtaatttgtaatgaATTGTTTGGAACTGAAATGGGCAAATTGTGTCTTCTTCCACTGTGACTGGTCTCCCAGCCCTTGTGGACACTTGACAGCCTCCAAATGCAGACCTTAGGCCCAGTTCATAAGCAATTACATAAAGAAAGCACAGCTTATGCCACACTAAGGTAATGATTTATATTAATGACAGATTTGTGCTGTGCAAATTCTTGACGTGCTGTAAAAGGAGAAGCTGCCAGCCcatgtattttctgttcttcttttattttcactgtcagTTCTTCCATGTGCACATTGAGCAGATTTTAGAGAAGCTTATCACCACGCTGATAATCAGTGTTTCTTATTCCTCTCTGGTTAAAAAGGGTCAAGTCTCTTACAGGATGTACACTTAGCGTGAAGCTACGGTACATTCATTGTCAGTTTCTCCTCTGTACTGAACTCAGTGATTGGTGTCAGTTTTGCGGTTGTTTCTCGGGCCCTTGAAATTCACCTAGAGAGGTCAACCTGAGATCCTGAAGgaaaaagatacaaaattaACAATCAGTTGTGACTTCACAAAAAACACCTCATATTTAATCTACATTTACCTGcctctttaaatgttttgtgtcaagaTCTGCTTCCCCATACTCCTTCACTGCAACCAATTCCTCAAGATATTCACAGATCATAATGTCATATAATTCCTTGGAAAATTCTATATTTTCTTACTTAGaattcacacacgcacgcacacgcacgcaagcatgcacacacacacacaaacacacacacacacacacacacctttcaaaAACTACAGTAGTGGTGTTTCTGTCCAAGATGTCGTTTATTTAAGACTTTACAGTACGTTAAATTTCTCTTGTTACAAAAATAGAATATGGCTGTTGTCATATTTCATCATCGTATAAAACATCCATATGATGTACAGCACTTCCAGTGTAAAACTACATTGAGTTCACAGAGTAGGCTGGTGATACTTAAGACCCTTCAGAAAAGCCTGCTAGCACCCTTGGATCTGACTTCACTCGTTTCGATATTGGGGCAaaccagaaaaagaagaaaaagtggacataaataaaacacattcaaactgcGACAGACTCCACAGATGGACACAGACATAATGCATACAACATGGCAACCCCTCCAGTactttggaaaataaaaactttaataGTATAAAAATCAATAGCAGTAGATGGCAAGGTTTTGAGaggatttcttcttttattgtaCCGGACAGTATTACATGTGGGCATAAAGGTACTGTGGGATCGTAAAGTGTTGGATCAGAGGAGTGGAAGGGGAGAGGGATAAACGAGTAATGGAATATTGTTCTGGTGAGATGCGAGAGAGCAGGTGATGAGAAGATGAGATATCAAAATGAAGTGATGAGTTCAACAAAAGAACTAGTTACAAAGATGTTAATGATGTTGACTCTTGAAACTGCATTGGTCAGACTTAAAGATAAGATTATGACTTAATGATTTAATaatcgtcatcgtcgtcatcatcgtcgtcatcatcatcatcgtcgtcgtcatcatcatcatcgtcatcatcatcatcgtcatcatcatcgtcgtcgtcgtcatcgtcatcatcatcatcgtcgtcgtcgtcgtcgtcgtcgtcgtcatcatcatcatcatcatcatcatcgtcgtcgtcatcatcatcgtcatcatcgtcatcatcatcgtcatcatcatcatcgtcatcatcatcgtcatcatcatcatcatcgtgatCAGGGTCGATTTCCCCTGACAGAGCATCCTCAATCCAGTCCTCCAGCTCGTCTACAGATGGCAAGTCTTCACCATCATCCATGTCCATCCACACACTGTCGGACTGCAGAGCACAGAACAAACAACCCGACTCATTGTAAAGCATTGTAAAGCCGACGCGAACATGCAtataaacagaaatattaaaaaaagattttgacaCAGGCAGCTCTTCTGGACAAGGCCCCAAATATTTGGTAAAATGGAGGAGCAGCCTTTGGGCCTTACCATTTTCAGTAAGGACAAACTTAAATTACCTCGTAGTAACGGGCCTTATtcacggcagacattttgacttgtcgcAGTAGGAAAAGTCCAGTCGTTCTTCATAACATTAATGATGGCTCTGTCCCATTCAACAGTCCCAGTTTTGttaaagcaaaaaacacaaatctatcATTAAAGCACCAAAGATGTTACTCACATCACCGGTATCGACAACTCCAATCTGTGGAGAGGACAGGTCAATGCCAAAGGTCTTCTCCCAGTGTGGCAGAAGCTGAGGGGATAAAAGGGGAAAAGGCATTTATCAATCAGTGAAGATAAAGTGCACgtggaaaatatgtttcattgtGCTTTATACACTGCCACATCCATTCCCTCATCATTACATCTCAACTCTGCTCAGTTCGACCTCTCTGAACCACAGTCTTTGTGGTTTCTACGATTCATATTGCACAGCGTGTTATGTTCATACCAGGGGGAAGTCATCGGGGTCAATCCAGACGATGCTGAGGTCAGGGTTGTCTGTGTTATCCTCGGCAACCTGCTTCAGGATCTCCAGGAACTCAAAACCGTCTGGGGAATAGAGAAGAAGACCACAGTGAAAATACTGTTCTGGTGGAGAATCTACTGGACAGCAAAGAGCAATGGGTAACTGGAATATAGTATTTGCATCTATTTATTACTCCAACAATCgaataaaaatgttcttatcatcatgtcatcacaACCCCTTTGCTGCCCCGTTAAACACTTCATAGATTCATCATTTGCGacatgtgtttctgtctgtaatgttttcatattcCGTTTCAGGGTCCCTTTACCTGGGTCAGACTCCTCTGCGAAAGCGATGATATGTTCGCCATCCATGTCGTCATCCTGAAGAAAGGGTGAGGAGAAAGTGAACCCACAGTGTCCAACTTGTTGAAAGGTACAGTGTAGAATTTCAGTAAATGCTTGAATTGTTCTGGAGTTGGGATCATATCAAAGCTTCTTCACAGAAGATGTTGTAGTGTTTCTTACCCAGATCTCGTACATGTTGTGTGGTTGCAGCTTCCTCAGGGTTGGTCTTGAAAAGCAGAGATGAGTTcgattttaatgtattttactATCAGTTCTTGACGGATAAGCCTTAAACTCACGAGTTTGTTTGAGTTCAGCACTAATGGTCTTTACCTGTCGTTATCTTCAATGAAATCGACCAGCTCTTCC encodes:
- the si:rp71-1g18.1 gene encoding zinc finger protein 263, whose amino-acid sequence is MSADVVNLQAQVESVLGALVRAATVELTRLFESRYRASAADNREKEISATLGGLLTATTKRSIGVQVDEAIHPLPELPGPPFLSYGLEECKEEEEEEGRPIPSEMLLAEDNGHGDPEWSPPKEEVLAEMVDMVGLGVLEEESPADSDAQTEVVLQVCAETSLLSSSDRQKPLIILPDTSDVTSEEKVKFVCPLILKVESPPPKPDSLKEPVRAEPQQSCVSTARGTAYSPSLSDGAVTPVPVGVWERIHVPKETQDNLHLKLKLTSPDRKLLRPCAVQLVNMLTLPDPATELQDHVANSRTGWRLPKDLRRHQGLHTGHRLCCFTSCDDGVWRLQSVVGHSRDGYACSNCGKTFKHRKILRRHERFHTGEKPYPCSVCSKTFALRKSLRRHLRFHTGERPHTCTHCSKSFRLRENLKSHLRFHSGEKPFKCATCGKTFRIQKNLEKHNMSQCGYFVPSFRMIAGF